In the Catenulispora sp. GP43 genome, GTCTGCCCGAGCACGACCGGCAGCCGGCCGCGCGTGCCCTCCTCGACGCCGAGGCCGCGCGCCGGGCCGTCCTTGTGCGTCAGCCAGTGGACCGTGCCGCGGACCTCGACGGCGCTGGCCCGGCCGGTGTGGTCCGGGGAGACGTCGCCGAGGTGCTGCGCGGCGTCGATCGGGCGCCGGGTGGTCGCGGTGCGGGCGCCGGGCAGGCGGATGTCGAGCGCGCGCGGGTCGTCTTCGAGGTCTTCCATGACCCACAGCCGGCCGGCGCGCTGGAAGACGATGCGGACGCCGTCGGTCATGGCGTTGCGCAGGTAGTAACCGCCCTCGCCAGTGGTGTGGCGGCGCAGGTCGGTGCCGTCGGGCAGGGCGGAGTAGAGCTCCGCGACGCCGTCCTCGTGGTCGGAGTGGAAGACCACGCGGCCGTCGTACCACATCGGGTCGCCGAGGTTGCCGTCGAGATCGGCCAGGAAGCGCTCGAATTCGCCCGTGCCCTCGCGGTCGGTCCACAGCTGCCCGGCCGCGCCGCCGCGGTAGCCCTTCCACAGCCAGGAGTTGCCGGCGTAGAAGCGGCTGAGGACCACCGGGCTGCCCTCGACCCCGGGCTCGGCGACCGCCAGGCTCCTGAGGTTGCCGTAGGGCAGCCGCGCGGGCTGGCCGCCCTCGAAGGGCACCGAGTGCGCGAAGTTGTAGAAGCGGTGGCCGTGGCCGCCCCAGCCGCGGACGATCACCTCGTCGGACGACGCCCAGCCGATCGCCTCGGTGCGGGGGTGGCCCCAGTGGGTGAGGCGGTTGGTCTCCCCGCCGTCCACCGGCAGTGCGAACGCCTCGACGACGCCCTCCCGCGCGGAGGTCCACGCCACCCGCGAGCCGTCCGGCGACAGCAGCGGCCGTTTGACCGGGACCCGGTCCGAGGTGACCCGCCACGCGCGGGCGGAGGCGGCGAAGCCGGGCAGGTCGGTGAGCCACACGTCGTCGTCGGCGACGAAGGTCAAAGTCGAACCGGACAGATGCGGGTAACGGAGGTACGTCGTCGTCTGCGTCACCTGTCGAACGTAGGGCAAAGGGTTCCGACTGTGCCACTGATAAGGGACGATGGTGCCGTTTCGGCCACGGCGACGACGCCCGCCCGGGCACGAGGGCGACGAGAACGGCGACCCCGGCGCGGAGCCGGGGTCGCCGCAGTTCATCCAGCCGATGCCGCTCCTAGTAGTCGAAGCCGCGGTGGCAGTGGTGCCAGAAGCCGTGCCAGCCGTCGTCCGAACCCCCCTGCCAGCCGGCGACGTCGACCACGACGGCCTCGCCGTTGCCGACGACGTCGTTGTTCCCCACGACGTTGCCGGCGCCCTGCGTCACGTTGCCGCCGGTGCCCTGCACGACGTTGCCGGTGCCGACTCCGCTGTTGCCCGAGGTCGACCCCGAGGTGGTGCCGATGGTGGCTCCGGTGGAGCTGACGTCGGCGCTGGCGGCGCCGGCGCCGGCGAGGATCAGGGCGGCGACCGTCGCGGTCGTCGCCAGGGTCTTGGTCACAAAAGACATGCAGTCCTCCGTGTGGTGTGTGAAGCCCCCCTTCAGGGCCCGCACTGCGATTCTCACACCGAGAAGAACGTCATAAGCGGATCATCACACTGAAACCACCGAAACAGGTCCATTACAGACACAATGGGCGTGCGCGGGTCGGACAATCCCGGATCCGCCGACCGGGATTGTCCGAAATCTGATACTTTCCCGCGAGCTCCGCGGCAGTGTGTCAGGCGTTGGTCGGGAACCCGAGGTTCACCCCGCCGTGGCTCGGGTCGAGCCACCGCTGCGTGACCGCCTTGGTCCGGGTGAAGAAGTGCACGCCGTGCGGGCCGTACGCGTGGCTGTCGCCGAACAGCGAGGCCTTCCAGCCGCCGAAGGAGTGGTACGCCACCGGGACCGGGATCGGCACGTTCACGCCGACCATGCCGACCTCGACCTGGTCGCGGAACTTCGCCGCGGCGCCGCCGTCGTTGGTGAAGACCGCCACGCCGTTGCCGTAGGGGTTGCTGTTCACCAGGGCCAGGGCCTCGTCGTAGGACGGGGCGCGGACCACGGACAGGACCGGGCCGAAGATCTCGTCGGTGTAGATGCTCATCGCGGAGGTGACCTTGTCGAACAGGGTCGGGCCGAGCCAGAAGCCGGCCGTGGTGTCGATGCCGGCCTCGGCGCCGCCGACGGAGTGGCCGCGGCCGTCCACCACCAGCTCCGCGCCGGCTTCGACGCCCGCGTCCAGGTAGGAGGTGACCTTGTCCCGGTGCGCGCCGGTGACCAGCGGGCCCATCTCGCTGTCCGGCAGGCAGCCCGGGCCCACCTTCAGCTTCGCCATCCGCTCGGTGATCTTGGCGACCAGCTCGTCGCCGATCGGGTCCACCGCGACCAGGACCGAGACCGCCATGCAGCGCTCGCCGGCCGCGCCGAAGCCGGCCGAGACCGCGGCGTCGGCGGCCAGGTCCAGGTCCGCGTCCGGCAGGACCACCATGTGGTTCTTGGCGCCGCCGAGGGCCTGGACGCGCTTGCCGTAACGGGTGCCGTTCTCGTAGACGTAGCGCGCGATCGGCGTGGAGCCGACGAACGACACCGCGTGGATGTCGGGGTGCTCCAGCAGCCGGTCCACGGCCACCTTGTCGCCGTGCACGACGTTGAACACGCCGTCCGGCAGCCCCGCGCGCTTCCACAGCTCCGCCAGGAACACCGACGCCGACGGGTCCTTCTCCGACGGCTTGAGCACCACCGTGTTCCCGGCCGCGATCGCGATCGGGAAGAACCACATCGGGACCATCGCCGGGAAGTTGAACGGCGAGATGATCGCCACCGGGCCCAGCGGCTGGTGCAGCGAGTACACCTCGACGCCGGTCGAGGCGGCCTCGGAGTACCCGCCCTTGAGGATGGTGCCGATCCCGCAGGCGAACTCCACGACCTCCAGCCCGCGCGCCACCTCGCCGAGCGCGTCGGAGTGCACCTTGCCGTGCTCGGCGACGATCAGCGCGGCCAGCTCGTCCTTGTGCTGGTTCAGCAGCTCGCGGAACGCGAACAGCACGGTCGTGCGCTTGGCCACCGACGCCGCGCGCCAGCCGGGGAACGCCGCCGCGGCCGCGGCCACCGCGTCGTCGACCTCCTTCACCGCCGCGAAGTCCACCGTCCCGGTGACGGCGCCGGTGGCCGGGTCGTGCAGGTCGCCGTGGCGGGCTGCGGCACCCTCCCACGCGCGGCCGTCGATCCAGTGGGTGACGTGCTTGGTCATGGCGTTCCTTAAAGG is a window encoding:
- a CDS encoding CoA-acylating methylmalonate-semialdehyde dehydrogenase, producing the protein MTKHVTHWIDGRAWEGAAARHGDLHDPATGAVTGTVDFAAVKEVDDAVAAAAAAFPGWRAASVAKRTTVLFAFRELLNQHKDELAALIVAEHGKVHSDALGEVARGLEVVEFACGIGTILKGGYSEAASTGVEVYSLHQPLGPVAIISPFNFPAMVPMWFFPIAIAAGNTVVLKPSEKDPSASVFLAELWKRAGLPDGVFNVVHGDKVAVDRLLEHPDIHAVSFVGSTPIARYVYENGTRYGKRVQALGGAKNHMVVLPDADLDLAADAAVSAGFGAAGERCMAVSVLVAVDPIGDELVAKITERMAKLKVGPGCLPDSEMGPLVTGAHRDKVTSYLDAGVEAGAELVVDGRGHSVGGAEAGIDTTAGFWLGPTLFDKVTSAMSIYTDEIFGPVLSVVRAPSYDEALALVNSNPYGNGVAVFTNDGGAAAKFRDQVEVGMVGVNVPIPVPVAYHSFGGWKASLFGDSHAYGPHGVHFFTRTKAVTQRWLDPSHGGVNLGFPTNA